The Candidatus Krumholzibacteriia bacterium genome contains the following window.
GCCCTCGCCCGCGGCGCCCTACCGTTGCACGCCGCGGCATTTCACAGCGGCGGCGCCGGCATCCTCGCCACCGGTTGGTCCAAGGGCGGGAAGACGGAAACGCTGCTGGCTTTCATGGCCCGCGGCGCGCGCTACATCGGCGACGAATGGGTGTACATCGAAGCGAGCGGGGAGCGCATGCATGGCATCCCCGAGCCGATCCGCGTCTGGGACTGGCACCTGCGCTCGCTGCCGGAGTTGCACGCCGCCGTTCCGGCCGCCGACCGGGCTCGGCTGTGGGCCTTGCGCCACCTGCTCGCCGTCGAAGATTGGCTGTCCCGCAGCCCCGGCCGGCATCTGCCGCCGCTCCGTTTCCTCCGCCGCGTGCGGCCGCTGCTGGAGAAACAAGCGGGCGCCGACGTGCATCCGCGCCGCCTCTTCGGGGAGCGCCTGGATTTCTCGGGATCGCTGGACAAGATCGTCTTCGTCGGCAGCCACGAGCATCCGGAGATCACGGTGCGGCGGATCGATCCGGCCGAGATCGCCGCCCGCATGCTCTTCTCCCTCCAGTACGAGCGTCTGCCCTTCATGGCCATGTATCACACCTTCCGCTTCGCCTTCCCGGAAGCGCGGAACCCTTGCGTCGACGGCATCGAGGCGGTGGAGCGCGAGCGCTTGCTGCGCCTCCTCGCCGGCAAAGAGGCCTTCGCCCTGGAGCATCCCTACCCGGTGTCGATCCCCGCCCTCTACGACGCTTTGGCTCCACTGTTGTGAAACATCGCGGCCTTGGGTCGTAGCCCGCACGCGGTTCTCCACGATTCCCTGCGACGGCGACGCATTTCGCAATCCCCCTGGCGTTGAGAGCCCCACTCTGCGAACGACCGGGCTCGACCTCGGGCGATCGTGTGCTTCCCACGGCGCGCCATGAAGACCCGTCGCTCCCCATGGTGCGCGCGCTGCCGCGTGGTGCGGATGATGCTTGCCGAGCATCGACGATGCGAGCGAGTTGGGGTTGGGAGTTCTCGCGGGGCTACGCGGGAACGGGGTGTGGAGGCCGGGGATGCGCATGCATCGGGTCGTGCTCGTGCTTGCCGTGATCCTGTGTGGTTGTGAGCTGAACGTAGTGGGTGGGGAAGGATCACCAGCAGCACCACCCGACGCATCCCCGTCACCTCCGCCTCCGCCGGTGCAACCGCCGCCGGGCTACACGCCGCCGCCTCCCCTCGGCAACGGCATCTGGATCTCCAAGGAAGAGATCGCCCTGCTGCCCATGCAGGGAAAGGCCTGGCAAAGGTTGAAGTCGCAGGCAGACCAGCCCGCCGGCACGCCGCAGGTCAGCAACCAGGACCAGGACAACAACGTCCTGGTCCTGGCCAAAGCGCTGGTGTACGCGCGCACCCAGGAAGAGAAGTACCGCACCGAAGTGCGCGCCCAGTGCATGGCCGCCATCGATACCGAAATCGGGGGGCGGACCCTCGCCCTCGGACGCGAGCTCCTGGCCTACGTCATCGCTGCCGATCTCGTGGGCCTCGAGCCCGCGGAAGATTATGCCTTCCGCCTCTGGCTGCGCCGTTGCCTCACCGAATCCCTCGTCGAGGGCGGCAGCCTCGTATCGACGCACGAGAATCGCCCCAACAACTGGGGCACCCATGCCGGTGCGAGCCGCGCCGCGGTGGCGGTGTTTCTCGCCGACAAGGACGAGCTGGACCGCTGCGCCCGCGTCTTCCAGGGCTGGCTCGGTGACCGCAGCACCTACGCCGGTTTCAACTACGGGGACTTGTCCTGGCAGGCCGATGCGGCGCACCCGGTGGGCATCAACCCCGCCGGGGCCACCAAGGCCGGGGAGTCCATCGGTGGCGTCCTTCCCGACGACATGCGCCGCGGCTGCGCCTTCCAGTTCCCTCCGTGCCCCACGGACTATTGCTGGGAGGCGCTGCAAGGCGCCACGGTGATGGCGGAGATCCTCCACCGCGCCGGCTACGACGCCTGGAACTGGCAGGACAAAGCGCTCCTCCGCGCCGTGCACTTCCTCTACGACCTGAACGCACGCTACGGCGGCTGGTGGGCGAGCGGTGACGACGAGTGGAACGTCTGGCTCGTCAATCATGCCTACGGCACCGATTTTCCCACCGTCAATCCTGCCCGGTACGGGAAGAACATCGGGTGGACCGACTGGACGCACTCGGGTTGAAGGGAACGGCAGCTCCCTTCCGCAGGCGGCTCGCACCAAAGCAGGTCCGGGCCGCCTGCGTGTGATTCCTCCCAATTATCGGGCCCCGTGGGCTCGAAACCCCACCCACGTGGCGCGCCACCCGGATCGAAGTGGCTCCGGCTTCGCCTTGTTGTTCGCTCCGTCGCCCATGGCGTACGATCTTTCTACCCAGCCCCAAGTCATCACCGGTTGCAGCACACCGCTCCCCGCGAGTGGCGCGGCGCCCACCTCTGCCGGTGCCGCAGATTGGCACGACCATGCGTGTCCGTTCCGTTGCCCGCACCTCCCAAGGAGTGAGCGGGCGGACGTTCGCGCGCCGGGCCATGGCGGTCGGATCGCTCGGCCTGTGCTGCCTCGGGGCAGGACCACACGCCAGCGCCGATCCCCTGCCGTCGGTGCAATCTGCCTGCGATCCTTGGGTAGAGTTCTGGCGCACCGTCCTCCTCCTCGCCGCAGCCGGTGCGCCGGCCAGCGATTCGCTGCGCGCTCCTCCGGCCCGCAGCCACACCGGGAGCGACCATCCATCGGCCCCGCCGGGCGAAGAGAATTGGAACCAAGGCGAGATGGCGAGCTGGAGCAGCGCCGAGGCGGAGAGCACGACGTCAGAGACTGCGCCGCCGGCGCAC
Protein-coding sequences here:
- a CDS encoding alginate lyase family protein — translated: MRMHRVVLVLAVILCGCELNVVGGEGSPAAPPDASPSPPPPPVQPPPGYTPPPPLGNGIWISKEEIALLPMQGKAWQRLKSQADQPAGTPQVSNQDQDNNVLVLAKALVYARTQEEKYRTEVRAQCMAAIDTEIGGRTLALGRELLAYVIAADLVGLEPAEDYAFRLWLRRCLTESLVEGGSLVSTHENRPNNWGTHAGASRAAVAVFLADKDELDRCARVFQGWLGDRSTYAGFNYGDLSWQADAAHPVGINPAGATKAGESIGGVLPDDMRRGCAFQFPPCPTDYCWEALQGATVMAEILHRAGYDAWNWQDKALLRAVHFLYDLNARYGGWWASGDDEWNVWLVNHAYGTDFPTVNPARYGKNIGWTDWTHSG